One stretch of Actinacidiphila sp. DG2A-62 DNA includes these proteins:
- a CDS encoding LuxR C-terminal-related transcriptional regulator, translating to MTTNGLRGGDGESPAGETPPFGLDALSESVYRLLLLHPEDGPPQIAGRLARSETEILGSLERLADLALVRPPGATGRWRALSPEAGMAVLLARQEAEAARRQAELDHSRGAMASLIAEFSRTRQSSPPSGVEIISSLQDVRERLEQLASEAVAEVLSFAPGGPQPAAVMEASRALDRQSLERGVRMRTVFLDSVRNDQATVQYAQWLNELGGTVRTVPALPLRMIIADGTTAVVPLDPGDSDQGAVLLRSPGVIAALRALFEQVWEHAKPLGEEVQRDGYGLTGQERQLLRLLSEGLTDERAAQRLGVSLRTIRRMMAALMTRLDSRSRFQAGIKVAASGWLTDDPLARPADPPAAASTAVLTASEAVVEPGSGQSR from the coding sequence ATGACCACAAATGGACTCAGGGGCGGGGACGGGGAGTCTCCGGCCGGCGAAACACCTCCGTTCGGACTCGACGCGCTGTCGGAGTCCGTGTACCGACTGCTGCTGCTCCATCCCGAGGACGGCCCCCCGCAGATCGCCGGACGTCTGGCCCGCTCCGAGACGGAGATCCTGGGTTCCCTGGAACGGCTCGCCGACCTGGCTCTGGTGCGGCCGCCCGGCGCCACCGGGCGCTGGCGCGCCCTCAGCCCCGAGGCGGGCATGGCCGTGCTGCTGGCACGGCAGGAGGCCGAAGCCGCGCGTCGGCAGGCGGAGCTGGACCACAGCCGCGGTGCCATGGCGAGCCTGATCGCCGAGTTCAGCAGGACCCGGCAGTCGTCACCCCCGTCCGGGGTGGAGATCATCTCCAGCCTTCAGGACGTACGCGAGCGGCTGGAACAACTGGCCTCAGAGGCCGTAGCGGAGGTGCTGTCCTTCGCCCCCGGCGGGCCGCAGCCCGCCGCCGTGATGGAGGCCAGCCGCGCACTCGACCGGCAGAGCCTCGAACGCGGCGTGCGCATGCGTACCGTCTTCCTCGACAGCGTCCGCAATGACCAGGCCACCGTGCAGTACGCCCAGTGGCTGAACGAACTCGGCGGCACGGTCCGTACGGTGCCCGCCCTGCCGCTGCGCATGATCATCGCTGACGGCACCACGGCGGTGGTCCCGCTGGATCCCGGCGACTCCGACCAGGGCGCCGTCCTGCTGCGCAGTCCCGGCGTCATCGCCGCCCTGCGCGCCTTGTTCGAGCAGGTGTGGGAGCACGCCAAGCCCCTGGGGGAGGAGGTCCAGCGCGACGGCTACGGCCTGACCGGGCAGGAGCGCCAGCTGCTGCGCCTGCTGTCGGAGGGCCTCACCGACGAACGGGCCGCCCAGCGGCTGGGCGTCTCGTTACGGACCATACGCCGCATGATGGCGGCCCTGATGACCCGTCTGGACTCCCGCAGCCGCTTTCAGGCGGGCATCAAGGTGGCGGCTTCCGGATGGCTGACCGACGATCCCCTCGCTCGCCCCGCAGACCCCCCGGCCGCCGCCTCCACCGCCGTTCTGACGGCTTCCGAAGCCGTCGTGGAGCCAGGGTCCGGGCAGAGTCGTTGA
- a CDS encoding response regulator transcription factor, with product MISVLLADGHRLFRSALTALLDREADLSVVAEAAEGDDALTGALLLRPAVAVLDLDLPGRPALDVAAAVGAQVPETRVLLLTAFARPADVKRALADGVDGVLLKDLPPERLLGAVRTLAAGGQVYESSLLVDAVRARPGGPTPRELVVLRLVADGCSVAEVARSLSLTQGTVRNHVSSVIARTGARNRVDAIRIARESGWL from the coding sequence GTGATCAGCGTCCTGCTCGCCGACGGTCACCGGCTCTTCCGCTCGGCCCTGACCGCCCTGCTGGACCGCGAGGCCGATCTCAGCGTGGTCGCCGAGGCGGCCGAGGGGGACGACGCGCTGACCGGCGCCCTGCTGCTGCGGCCCGCCGTCGCCGTGCTCGACCTGGACCTGCCGGGCAGGCCCGCGCTGGACGTCGCAGCCGCGGTCGGGGCGCAGGTCCCGGAGACCCGGGTGTTGCTGCTCACCGCCTTCGCCCGGCCCGCCGACGTCAAACGCGCGCTCGCCGACGGCGTGGACGGCGTGCTGCTGAAGGATCTGCCGCCGGAGCGCCTGCTCGGCGCGGTGCGCACGCTGGCCGCCGGCGGCCAGGTCTACGAGTCGTCGCTGCTGGTGGACGCGGTACGCGCCCGGCCCGGCGGCCCGACCCCGCGGGAACTGGTCGTGCTGCGCCTGGTCGCCGACGGATGCAGCGTCGCCGAGGTGGCCCGGTCCCTGTCGCTCACCCAGGGGACGGTACGCAACCACGTGTCGTCGGTGATCGCACGCACCGGGGCACGCAACCGCGTCGACGCCATCCGGATCGCTCGGGAGAGCGGCTGGCTGTGA
- a CDS encoding SagB family peptide dehydrogenase has translation MTVIYDRPAPAPTGSADPPRHLLRLRRDVLVGPDGDDVELTHPWGRQRVHSLGSATVARLARLAEEDTAAGTLAADPDGVRLLRLLERFPYLVTSILAAGDGAPLATAVPIARSATLPAGAPDGASAHRPVVLSRFAYLRRLPDPGADACVVESPLASYRVALRQPAVSAFVAALTSPRVPAEAAAVAGLSTPVGEALAGLLSATGFLEPAAGEDGAEPELWDFHDLLFHSRSRAGRHDYPSGGVFAHQDHPQLPAVPGAGPREEGPGIDLPVPDWSRVVAGEPGFTEVLEGRRSVRGYGDRPVTVAQLGELLYRAARVRQVIPGDPQSPTAYDIVDRPYPAGGSTGELELYLSVANCDGLEPGVYRYDAAAHRLKPRRWSGTADEAAFRELLTAAWRATNRTVEPQVLLTVTSRFGRLSWKYSQIAYALTLKHVGVLYQTLYLVATAMGLGPCGLGSGDTDAAARALGLDWTEETSVGEFLIGSLPEGPAPAAKSFRDVVARSRGSLD, from the coding sequence ATGACCGTGATTTACGACCGTCCCGCCCCTGCGCCGACCGGCTCGGCGGACCCGCCGCGCCACCTGCTGCGGCTGCGCCGCGACGTCCTGGTCGGTCCGGACGGCGACGACGTCGAACTGACCCATCCCTGGGGACGTCAGCGGGTGCACAGCCTCGGTTCGGCCACGGTGGCCCGGCTCGCACGGCTGGCCGAGGAGGACACCGCTGCCGGGACGCTCGCCGCGGACCCGGACGGGGTTCGGCTGCTGCGGCTACTGGAGCGGTTCCCCTACCTGGTGACGTCGATCCTGGCCGCCGGAGACGGTGCTCCCCTGGCCACCGCCGTCCCCATCGCGCGCTCGGCGACCCTGCCCGCGGGCGCCCCGGACGGTGCGTCGGCGCACCGCCCCGTGGTGCTGTCCCGCTTTGCGTACCTGCGCCGGCTGCCCGACCCCGGGGCCGACGCCTGCGTGGTGGAATCGCCGCTGGCGTCGTACCGGGTGGCCTTGCGTCAGCCGGCGGTCAGCGCCTTCGTCGCGGCGCTCACCTCGCCGCGGGTACCGGCGGAGGCGGCGGCCGTGGCGGGCCTGTCGACTCCGGTGGGCGAGGCGCTGGCCGGGTTGCTGTCCGCCACCGGTTTCCTGGAGCCGGCCGCCGGGGAGGACGGCGCGGAACCCGAACTGTGGGACTTCCACGACCTGCTGTTCCACTCCCGCAGCCGTGCCGGGCGGCACGACTACCCCAGCGGAGGCGTCTTCGCCCACCAGGACCACCCGCAGTTGCCGGCCGTGCCCGGGGCGGGCCCGCGCGAGGAGGGTCCGGGCATCGACCTGCCGGTGCCGGACTGGTCGCGGGTGGTGGCCGGGGAGCCGGGGTTCACCGAAGTGCTGGAGGGCCGCCGCTCGGTGCGCGGTTACGGGGACCGGCCGGTCACCGTCGCCCAGCTCGGTGAGCTGCTCTACCGCGCGGCCCGGGTGCGCCAGGTGATCCCTGGCGACCCGCAGTCGCCCACGGCGTACGACATCGTGGACCGGCCCTATCCGGCCGGCGGTTCCACCGGCGAGCTGGAGCTGTACCTGTCCGTCGCGAACTGCGACGGCCTGGAGCCCGGGGTGTACCGCTACGACGCGGCGGCACACCGCCTCAAGCCGCGCCGCTGGAGCGGCACGGCTGACGAGGCTGCCTTCCGTGAGCTGCTGACCGCGGCCTGGCGGGCCACCAACCGCACGGTGGAGCCGCAGGTGCTGCTCACGGTGACCTCCCGGTTCGGGAGGCTGTCGTGGAAGTACAGCCAGATCGCCTACGCCCTCACGCTGAAGCACGTGGGCGTGCTCTACCAGACGCTGTACCTGGTGGCGACGGCGATGGGGCTCGGCCCGTGCGGGCTGGGTTCGGGTGACACCGACGCGGCGGCGCGGGCGCTCGGGCTGGACTGGACGGAGGAGACCTCGGTCGGCGAGTTCCTGATCGGAAGTCTTCCGGAGGGCCCGGCGCCGGCCGCGAAAAGTTTCCGGGACGTGGTGGCGAGGTCGAGGGGGAGCCTGGACTGA